The following coding sequences are from one Capsicum annuum cultivar UCD-10X-F1 chromosome 3, UCD10Xv1.1, whole genome shotgun sequence window:
- the LOC107863700 gene encoding probable serine/threonine-protein kinase PBL23 isoform X1: protein MICFSCCISSRDGENTHTKSFTKRFHKEQEEETKSIASFANISIKTDSSRRKYIVEEIEKYGKGNISAQTFTYNDLALATKNFDPDECLLGEGGFGKVYKGHIESKNIYVAVKQLDRNGFQGNREFLVEVLLLSLLHHPNLVTLEGYCSDGDQRILVYEFMANGSLEDHLLELGPEQRPFDWITRMKIAEGAAKGLEYLHETANPSVIYRDFKTSNILLDENFNPKLSDFGLAKLGPTGDKTHVSTRVMGTYGYCAPEYASTGQLTTKSDVYSFGVVFLEIITGRRVIDNSKPSEEQNLVVWATPLFRDKGKFHLMADPLMEGDYPMKALYQALAIAAMCLQEEANTRPLMSDVVTALEFLSGNRKELDAEDEDEYEKVEKEKEKAPQEMTFKSPPALQSFTSRLERAEINDTNGIRERD from the exons ATGATCTGTTTTTCATGTTGCATATCATCAAGAGACGGGGAAAATACTCACACAAAATCCTTCACAAAAAGATTtcataaagaacaagaagaagaaaccaAATCTATAGCCTCATTTGCCAACATTTCTATTAAAACTG ATAGCAGCAGAAGGAAATACATAGTTGAAGAAATAGAAAAGTATGGAAAAGGGAATATTTCAGCTCAGACATTCACATACAATGACTTGGCTCTTGCCACTAAGAACTTCGACCCTGATGAGTGCTTGCTTGGTGAAGGTGGTTTTGGGAAAGTGTACAAGGGCCACATTGAAAGCAAGAATATA TATGTGGCTGTAAAGCAACTTGATAGGAATGGCTTCCAAGGGAATAGAGAGTTCCTTGTGGAGGTTCTGTTGTTGAGCCTTCTTCATCACCCTAACCTTGTTACTTTGGAAGGATACTGTTCAGACGGCGACCAGAGAATATTAGTATATGAATTCATGGCAAATGGTTCACTGGAAGATCATCTTCTTG AGCTTGGTCCAGAACAAAGGCCATTTGATTGGATTACAAGGATGAAAATTGCGGAAGGAGCAGCGAAAGGACTTGAGTACTTGCACGAAACAGCTAATCCTTCCGTAATTTACCGCGACTTTAAAACATCCAATATACTTCTAGATGAGAACTTCAATCCAAAACTTTCTGATTTTGGACTAGCCAAGCTAGGTCCAACTGGTGATAAAACTCATGTTTCCACCAGGGTCATGGGAACCTATGGTTATTGTGCGCCAGAGTATGCATCCACGGGTCAATTAACGACAAAATCTGATGTTTACAGCTTTGGAGTTGTCTTTTTAGAAATAATCACAGGCAGAAGAGTCATTGACAACTCAAAACCGAGCGAAGAACAGAACCTTGTTGTTTGG GCAACGCCATTGTTCAGAGACAAGGGGAAGTTTCACTTAATGGCAGATCCATTGATGGAAGGGGATTACCCGATGAAGGCATTGTACCAAGCACTAGCAATAGCAGCAATGTGCCTGCAAGAGGAAGCCAATACACGGCCTTTGATGAGCGACGTGGTGACTGCTTTGGAGTTTCTATCGGGGAACAGGAAAGAATTAGATGCAGAGGACGAGGACGAGTACGAGAAGgtggagaaggagaaggagaaggctCCACAGGAGATGACTTTCAAATCCCCGCCAGCATTGCAAAGCTTTACAAGTAGACTTGAACGTGCTGAAATTAACGATACCAATGGCATTAGAGAAAGAGACTAG
- the LOC107863700 gene encoding probable serine/threonine-protein kinase PBL23 isoform X2 — MANGSLEDHLLELGPEQRPFDWITRMKIAEGAAKGLEYLHETANPSVIYRDFKTSNILLDENFNPKLSDFGLAKLGPTGDKTHVSTRVMGTYGYCAPEYASTGQLTTKSDVYSFGVVFLEIITGRRVIDNSKPSEEQNLVVWATPLFRDKGKFHLMADPLMEGDYPMKALYQALAIAAMCLQEEANTRPLMSDVVTALEFLSGNRKELDAEDEDEYEKVEKEKEKAPQEMTFKSPPALQSFTSRLERAEINDTNGIRERD, encoded by the exons ATGGCAAATGGTTCACTGGAAGATCATCTTCTTG AGCTTGGTCCAGAACAAAGGCCATTTGATTGGATTACAAGGATGAAAATTGCGGAAGGAGCAGCGAAAGGACTTGAGTACTTGCACGAAACAGCTAATCCTTCCGTAATTTACCGCGACTTTAAAACATCCAATATACTTCTAGATGAGAACTTCAATCCAAAACTTTCTGATTTTGGACTAGCCAAGCTAGGTCCAACTGGTGATAAAACTCATGTTTCCACCAGGGTCATGGGAACCTATGGTTATTGTGCGCCAGAGTATGCATCCACGGGTCAATTAACGACAAAATCTGATGTTTACAGCTTTGGAGTTGTCTTTTTAGAAATAATCACAGGCAGAAGAGTCATTGACAACTCAAAACCGAGCGAAGAACAGAACCTTGTTGTTTGG GCAACGCCATTGTTCAGAGACAAGGGGAAGTTTCACTTAATGGCAGATCCATTGATGGAAGGGGATTACCCGATGAAGGCATTGTACCAAGCACTAGCAATAGCAGCAATGTGCCTGCAAGAGGAAGCCAATACACGGCCTTTGATGAGCGACGTGGTGACTGCTTTGGAGTTTCTATCGGGGAACAGGAAAGAATTAGATGCAGAGGACGAGGACGAGTACGAGAAGgtggagaaggagaaggagaaggctCCACAGGAGATGACTTTCAAATCCCCGCCAGCATTGCAAAGCTTTACAAGTAGACTTGAACGTGCTGAAATTAACGATACCAATGGCATTAGAGAAAGAGACTAG